One part of the Mauremys mutica isolate MM-2020 ecotype Southern chromosome 21, ASM2049712v1, whole genome shotgun sequence genome encodes these proteins:
- the LOC123354384 gene encoding forkhead box protein L2-like, with amino-acid sequence MEGAPGPLAAGAGQGAGEPEAAPQKPPYSYVALIAMAIRASPEQRLPLSGIYRYIVGRFPYYRPGQKGWQNSVRHNLSLNACFRKLPRERSAERKGSDWALDPAFHDMFQPGNYRRRRRVKRAPRAPPGGPGPAPACLACPEPPYYLPHHSPPAAYLVGSAWAPPGQAPPCYGPYPPLLLPGAGAYQQLSPATGGPGCAYQPPPELPFLRYWGEQERPYGVDLRFLGRRTGEGSGAPLLPAPPLSVGGSPGCVWLDNGDPSLVSAITEGVSQAGEI; translated from the coding sequence ATGGAGGGCGCGCCGGGTCCCCTGGCGGCGGGAGCCGGGCAGGGCGCGGGGGAGCCCGAGGCCGCCCCCCAGAAGCCCCCTTACTCCTACGTGGCGCTGATCGCCATGGCCATCCGGGCCAGCCCGGAGCAGCGGCTGCCGCTGAGCGGCATCTACCGGTACATCGTGGGGCGCTTCCCCTACTACCGGCCGGGCCAGAAGGGCTGGCAGAACAGCGTCCGCCACAACCTCAGCCTCAACGCCTGCTTCCGCAAGCTGCCCCGCGAGCGCAGCGCCGAGCGCAAGGGCAGCGACTGGGCGCTGGACCCGGCCTTCCACGACATGTTCCAGCCGGGCAACTACCGGCGCCGCCGGCGGGTCAAGAGAGCCCCGCGGGCCCCCCCGggcgggcccggcccggcccccgcctgCCTCGCCTGCCCGGAGCCGCCCTACTACctgccccaccacagccccccggCCGCCTACCTGGTGGGCAGCGCCTGGGCACCCCCGGGGCAAGCCCCGCCGTGCTACGGCCCCTAcccgccgctgctgctgcccgGAGCGGGGGCGTATCAGCAGCTCAGCCCCGCGACCGGGGGGCCCGGCTGTGCCTACCAGCCGCCCCCGGAGCTGCCCTTCCTGCGTTACTGGGGGGAGCAGGAGAGACCCTACGGCGTAGACCTGCGCTTCCTCGGCCGTCGGACAGGAGAGGGCAGCggggctcccctcctccctgctcctcctctcagcgttggggggagcccaggctgcGTTTGGCTGGATAACGGGGACCCCTCCCTCGTTAGCGCAATAACTGAAGGGGTGTCGCAGGCAGGCGAGATTTGA